One Oncorhynchus keta strain PuntledgeMale-10-30-2019 chromosome 22, Oket_V2, whole genome shotgun sequence DNA window includes the following coding sequences:
- the mapk12a gene encoding mitogen-activated protein kinase 12 isoform X2 has product MNSRTHSSAVDFRTGTKVAIKKLHRPFQSELFAKRAYRELRLLKHMKHENVIGLVDVFTADLSLDRFHDFYLVMPFMGTDLGKLMKLQQLSEDKVQFLVYQMLKGLKYIHSAGIIHRDLKPGNLAVNQECELKILDFGLARQADSEMTGYVVTRWYRAPEVILSWMHYTQTVDIWSVGCIMAEMLSGKPLFKGNDHLDQLTEIMKVTGTPTQEFITKLQSQDAKNYVKSLPKVQKKDLQALFSTVNPQAVTVIERMLLLDPESRVTATEALALPYFSEFREPEEETEAQPYDHSVDNSDLPLEQWKRHTFTEILSFQPIVVESRETAL; this is encoded by the exons CTCTGCGGTGGACTTCAGGACAGGCACCAAGGTGGCCATCAAGAAGCTCCACAGGCCCTTCCAGTCTGAGCTCTTTGCTAAGAGGGCCTATCGGGAGCTGAGGCTGCTCAAACACATGAAACATGAAAAT GTGATTGGCCTTGTGGATGTATTCACTGCTGACCTCTCCTTAGACAGATTCCATGATTT CTATCTGGTGATGCCTTTCATGGGAACCGATCTGGGGAAGTTGATGAAGTTACAGCAGCTCTCAGAGGACAAAGTACAGTTCCTGGTCTATCAGATGCTGAAAGGACTCAAG TATATCCATTCTGCTGGCATAATTCATAGG GACCTCAAACCAGGGAATCTGGCCGTTAATCAGGAATGTGAGCTCAAG aTCCTGGACTTTGGGTTGGCGCGGCAGGCGGACAGTGAGATGACAGGCTACGTGGTGACCCGCTGGTACAGAGCCCCTGAGGTTATCCTCAGCTGGATGCACTACACCCAGACTG tGGACATCTGGTCTGTGGGCTGCATCATGGCAGAGATGCTGTCAGGGAAACCACTGTTCAAAGGCAATGACC ACCTGGATCAGCTGACTGAGATCATGAAGGTCACAGGGACACCCACTCAGGAGTTCATCACCAAACTGCAGTCTCAGGAT GCTAAAAACTATGTCAAAAGCCTTCCCAAAGTGCAAAAGAAAGACCTTCAGGCACTCTTTTCCACAGTCAACCCACAGG CGGTGACAGTTATAGAGCGCATGCTGCTGCTGGACCCAGAGAGCAGGGTGACGGCAACGGAAGCCCTCGCCCTGCCATACTTCTCAGAGTTCAGGGAGCCAGAAGAGGAGACCGAGGCCCAGCCATACGACCACTCTGTAGACAACTCTGACCtgcctctggagcagtggaaac GTCACACGTTCACAGAGATCCTGTCTTTCCAGCCCATAGTGGTGGAGTCCAGGGAAACCGCACTGTAA